A genomic window from Carassius gibelio isolate Cgi1373 ecotype wild population from Czech Republic chromosome A11, carGib1.2-hapl.c, whole genome shotgun sequence includes:
- the LOC128022267 gene encoding homeobox protein BarH-like 1: protein MQHPLEIGAHYYPPEAHPDQRSHRYRSFMIEEILTEHPDHKISSPTGDLLKFGVHALLSARPYHSHLVLKADQTSILKFPVSPLSCSLGAPLGSALLAGAAGLQLGSSSHHLPLDLHLRGKLDPGADSVSKTKKGRRSRTVFTELQLMGLEKRFEKQKYLSTPDRIDLAESLGLSQLQVKTWYQNRRMKWKKVVLQGGGLESPTKPKGRPKKNSIPSSEQLSEQERIRDADRLSDGGASSLSDANQEE from the exons atgcAACATCCTTTGGAGATCGGGGCGCACTACTACCCCCCGGAAGCCCATCCAGACCAAAGATCTCACAGGTACAGGAGTTTCATGATTGAAGAGATTCTTACAGAGCATCCGGATCACAAGATATCAAGTCCCACTGGAGACCTCCTCAAATTTGGAGTACATGCCCTTTTGTCCGCCAGACCATACCACAGCCACTTAG TCCTGAAAGCAGATCAGACCAGTATCCTAAAGTTTCCAGTATCTCCTCTGTCCTGCTCGCTCGGGGCGCCGTTGGGCTCTGCGCTTCTGGCCGGAGCTGCGGGTCTCCAGCTCGGCTCTTCATCCCATCATCTCCCGCTGGACCTCCACCTTCGGGGTAAACTCGACCCTGGAGCTGATTCAGTAAGCAAGACAAAGAAAGGAAGAAGAAGTAGGACTGTGTTTACAGAACTACAGCTGATGGGCTTGGAAAAACGATTTGAGAAGCAGAAGTATCTCTCAACTCCTGACAG AATAGACCTGGCAGAGTCTCTAGGCCTGAGTCAGCTTCAAGTCAAAACGTGGTATCAAAACAGAAGAATGAAATGGAAGAAAGTC GTGTTGCAAGGAGGAGGACTAGAATCTCCGACCAAACCCAAGGGTCGTCCAAAAAAGAACTCCATCCCCAGCAGCGAGCAGCTGTCGGAGCAGGAGAGGATACGAGACGCGGACCGCTTATCCGACGGCGGTGCTTCTTCACTTTCTGATGCAAACCAAGAGGAATAA